A genomic segment from Nocardia cyriacigeorgica GUH-2 encodes:
- a CDS encoding glycoside hydrolase family 3 C-terminal domain-containing protein yields the protein MTSTTGISELSVPDKAALGSGADFWTTKAVGPVPSLLLTDGPHGVRRQTGATDHLGLAASRPATCFPPAVGLGQSWDPELVRRVGEALGREARALAVDVLLGPGINIKRDPRCGRVFEYYSEDPLLTGVLGAAWVQGVQSQGVGASLKHFAVNNAEHDRMRASSDVDARALREIYLRAFAHIVRTAQPWTVMCSYNRINGVYAAENRWLLTEVLREEWGFDGLVVSDWGAVSDRVASVAAGLDLQMPGGSGDADAQVVAAVESGALEIAAVDRAAQNVADMAAKVLAGRALAPPAPDPDAHHRLAREVAARCVVLLRNDGELLPLRAGQSLAVIGEFAQTPRYQGGGSSHVNPTRLDVPVDEIRAAAEPGQVHYARGFRTDSTEPDPVLVAESVAAARAAEVAVVFLGLGASQESEGFDRTDIELPADQLALLAEIVAVQPKTVVVLSHGGVLRLAPVVDLVPAIVDGALLGQAGGGALADVLFGRVNPSGRLTETVPLRLQDVPAYLNFPGENSHIRYGEGIFVGYRWYDAREMAVSFPFGHGLSYTSFTYSDLSVEAGASGLTVAVTITNTGARRGREVVQIYTALPESAVTRPPRELEGHAVTEELEPGASQRVSISIDREALAYWETRVDRWIVEGGTYRVMAGASSRDIRATAEIEVPGDELRIPITRQSTLGEVLANPAAAQVLSQMFAAMTGDGAGDGQALGVDMMRMLASIPLDRLTGFGMSPADLDALLAAVDDHH from the coding sequence ATGACTTCGACTACCGGTATCAGCGAACTGTCCGTACCCGACAAGGCCGCGCTCGGCAGCGGCGCGGACTTCTGGACCACCAAGGCGGTGGGTCCGGTGCCGTCGCTGCTGTTGACCGACGGCCCGCACGGGGTGCGCCGCCAAACCGGCGCCACCGACCATCTGGGGCTGGCCGCCAGCCGGCCCGCCACCTGTTTCCCGCCCGCGGTCGGGCTCGGGCAGAGCTGGGATCCCGAGCTGGTGCGCCGGGTCGGTGAGGCGCTCGGCCGCGAGGCCCGCGCCTTGGCGGTCGATGTGCTGCTGGGGCCGGGCATCAACATCAAACGCGACCCGCGCTGCGGGCGGGTGTTCGAGTACTACTCCGAGGATCCGCTGCTCACCGGTGTACTGGGTGCGGCGTGGGTGCAGGGGGTGCAGAGCCAAGGGGTGGGTGCCTCGCTCAAACACTTCGCGGTCAACAACGCCGAACACGATCGGATGCGGGCCAGTTCGGATGTGGACGCGCGGGCGTTGCGCGAGATCTATCTGCGGGCCTTCGCCCATATCGTGCGTACCGCCCAGCCGTGGACGGTGATGTGTTCCTACAACCGGATCAACGGCGTCTACGCCGCGGAAAACCGGTGGCTGCTCACCGAGGTGCTGCGCGAGGAGTGGGGTTTCGACGGTCTGGTGGTCAGCGATTGGGGTGCGGTGTCGGATCGGGTGGCCTCGGTCGCCGCGGGGCTGGATCTCCAGATGCCCGGCGGCAGTGGTGATGCTGATGCTCAGGTGGTGGCGGCGGTCGAATCCGGTGCGCTCGAGATCGCCGCGGTGGACCGGGCCGCGCAGAACGTCGCCGACATGGCGGCGAAGGTGCTCGCCGGGCGGGCGCTGGCCCCGCCGGCGCCGGATCCGGACGCCCATCATCGCCTGGCGCGTGAGGTGGCCGCGCGCTGTGTCGTGTTGTTGCGCAACGACGGTGAGCTGCTGCCGTTGCGTGCCGGGCAGTCGCTGGCGGTGATCGGTGAGTTCGCGCAGACCCCGCGGTATCAGGGCGGCGGGAGTTCGCATGTGAATCCGACCCGTCTGGATGTGCCGGTCGATGAGATCCGCGCCGCGGCCGAACCCGGGCAGGTGCACTATGCGCGCGGTTTCCGCACCGACTCCACCGAACCCGACCCGGTGCTGGTGGCCGAATCGGTCGCCGCGGCGCGTGCGGCCGAGGTCGCGGTGGTGTTCCTCGGGTTGGGCGCGAGCCAGGAATCGGAGGGCTTCGACCGCACCGACATCGAACTGCCCGCCGACCAACTCGCGCTGCTGGCCGAGATCGTCGCGGTGCAACCGAAGACCGTGGTGGTGCTCTCGCACGGCGGGGTGCTGCGGCTGGCGCCGGTGGTCGATCTGGTCCCGGCGATCGTCGACGGCGCGTTGCTCGGGCAGGCCGGTGGCGGCGCGTTGGCGGATGTGCTGTTCGGGCGGGTCAACCCCTCGGGCCGGCTCACCGAGACGGTGCCGCTGCGGTTGCAGGATGTGCCCGCCTACCTGAATTTCCCCGGCGAGAACTCCCACATCCGGTACGGCGAGGGCATTTTCGTCGGCTACCGCTGGTATGACGCCCGCGAGATGGCGGTGAGTTTCCCGTTCGGGCACGGCCTGTCCTACACCAGCTTCACCTACTCCGATCTGTCGGTGGAAGCCGGCGCGTCGGGGCTCACCGTCGCGGTGACGATCACCAATACCGGCGCGCGGCGCGGCCGTGAGGTCGTGCAGATCTACACCGCGCTGCCCGAGTCCGCGGTGACGCGCCCGCCCCGCGAACTCGAGGGCCATGCCGTCACCGAGGAGCTGGAACCCGGTGCAAGCCAACGGGTCTCGATCAGCATCGACCGCGAGGCGCTGGCGTACTGGGAGACCCGCGTCGACCGGTGGATCGTCGAGGGCGGCACCTACCGGGTGATGGCCGGCGCCTCCAGCCGCGATATCCGCGCCACCGCCGAGATCGAGGTGCCCGGCGATGAGCTGCGCATTCCGATCACCCGCCAGTCCACCCTCGGCGAGGTCCTGGCCAACCCCGCCGCGGCGCAGGTGCTGTCGCAGATGTTCGCGGCGATGACCGGCGACGGCGCCGGTGACGGCCAGGCCCTCGGCGTCGACATGATGCGCATGCTGGCCTCGATCCCGCTGGACCGGCTCACCGGATTCGGCATGTCGCCTGCCGACCTCGACGCCCTCTTAGCGGCCGTCGACGACCACCACTGA
- a CDS encoding methyltransferase domain-containing protein gives MSNLLAVLDAIDAQPMSVELRTRSYELLGDLSGRTVVDVGCGGGRAVVELAERGARAIGVDHDPEMVAVAVRRWPAGEFRVGDACELPLATGSVTGYRADKVLHTLADPVRAVAEARRVLAPGGRAVLLGQDWDTVVIDSDDPQTTRRLVHAKADTLPSPRIARRYRNLLLDAGFTDPVVEVRTSVFTDDTALAVVRRISDEQGWLTEQAERARTNRIFVAVPMFVAAARR, from the coding sequence ATGTCCAATCTGCTTGCTGTCCTAGACGCCATCGATGCGCAGCCGATGTCTGTGGAGCTGCGTACACGTTCCTACGAATTGCTCGGCGATCTCAGCGGCCGAACCGTGGTCGACGTCGGCTGCGGCGGTGGCCGCGCGGTCGTCGAACTGGCCGAGCGCGGGGCCCGCGCCATCGGCGTCGACCACGACCCCGAGATGGTCGCCGTGGCCGTGCGGCGTTGGCCGGCCGGGGAGTTCCGCGTCGGTGATGCCTGCGAGCTGCCGTTGGCGACCGGGTCGGTGACCGGCTACCGCGCGGACAAGGTGTTGCACACCCTCGCCGATCCGGTGCGAGCGGTGGCCGAGGCCCGCCGGGTGCTCGCACCGGGCGGGCGGGCCGTGTTGCTCGGCCAGGACTGGGACACCGTCGTCATCGACTCCGACGACCCGCAGACCACCCGCCGGCTGGTCCACGCCAAGGCGGACACACTCCCGTCGCCGCGCATCGCCCGCCGGTACCGCAACCTGCTCCTCGACGCCGGATTTACCGACCCGGTCGTCGAGGTGCGCACCAGCGTGTTCACCGACGACACCGCGCTCGCCGTGGTGCGCCGGATCAGCGACGAGCAGGGCTGGCTCACCGAACAAGCCGAGCGCGCCCGCACCAACCGGATCTTCGTCGCGGTGCCGATGTTCGTCGCCGCTGCGCGGCGATAG
- a CDS encoding MerR family transcriptional regulator yields MSAMVRLNVDMKSTALTIGQVAEQFGLPTHVLRHWESVGLLHPTRVAGDRRRYTHDDLTRVASIVIAKQAGLPLKDIGTFLAAGDPAARKEVLHRNHRALQAKMAALRAALDLLEAGMNCSHEDITTCPNYRAHLARVGQQGPTSE; encoded by the coding sequence ATGTCTGCCATGGTTCGACTTAATGTCGACATGAAGTCAACTGCGCTGACGATCGGCCAGGTGGCCGAGCAGTTCGGCCTGCCGACACACGTCCTGCGGCACTGGGAGTCGGTCGGCCTGCTACACCCCACCCGCGTCGCCGGCGACCGCCGCCGCTACACCCACGATGACCTCACCCGGGTGGCGTCGATCGTCATCGCGAAGCAGGCCGGCCTGCCCCTGAAGGACATCGGGACGTTCCTCGCCGCCGGCGACCCAGCCGCCCGCAAGGAGGTGCTACACCGCAACCATCGCGCCCTGCAGGCCAAGATGGCGGCGCTGCGCGCGGCGCTGGATCTGCTCGAAGCCGGCATGAACTGTTCGCACGAGGACATCACCACCTGCCCGAACTACCGCGCCCACCTCGCACGGGTGGGCCAGCAGGGCCCGACGAGCGAGTGA
- a CDS encoding FAD-dependent oxidoreductase, with protein MAFDYDVLVIGSGFGGSVSALRLTEKGYRVGVLEAGRRFADDEFAATSWRAREFLWAPRLGCYGIQRLTLLKNTFIMSGAGVGGGSLVYANTLYEPPAAFYADKQWAAITDWRAELAPHYDQAKRMLGVTTNPATTPSDRILREVAEELGVGDTYRQTPVGVLFGGAGSRPGQEVPDPFFGGVGPARRTCTHCGECMTGCRHNAKNTLVKNYLYLAERAGAQVHPLTTVVDVRPRPEGGYAVRTRRTGRWVRKAERVFTAEQVVFSAAALGTQKLLHQLRDRGSLPNISPRLGYLSRTNSEELLSVRSRRRDADFTKGVAITSSIHPDAHTHIEPVRYGKGSNALALITTAMVGDDGVSPRWRQWVRQLRRNRRDLLHMHNPHRWSEQMIGLLVMQSVDNSITTYTTRGVFGRKMTTKQGEGEPNPTWIPVGHEVAERVAGKIDGFATGATSSIVNIPATGHFIGGCAIGDSPDTGVVDPYHRLYGHPGLHVIDGSTISANLGVNPSLTITAQAERAIALWPNKGEPDQRPELGAPYRRLAPIAPVAPAVPATAPAALRLPIVEISGGQQPVELDN; from the coding sequence ATGGCGTTCGATTACGACGTGCTGGTGATCGGTTCGGGTTTCGGTGGCAGTGTGTCGGCGCTGCGGCTGACCGAGAAGGGCTACCGGGTCGGCGTGCTCGAGGCCGGACGCCGCTTCGCCGACGACGAGTTCGCTGCGACGTCGTGGCGGGCGCGGGAGTTCCTGTGGGCGCCACGGCTGGGCTGCTACGGCATCCAGCGGCTGACGTTGCTGAAGAACACCTTCATCATGAGCGGCGCCGGCGTCGGCGGCGGATCGCTGGTCTACGCCAACACCCTCTACGAGCCGCCGGCGGCGTTCTACGCCGACAAGCAGTGGGCCGCGATCACCGACTGGCGCGCCGAGCTGGCCCCGCACTACGACCAGGCCAAACGCATGCTCGGCGTCACCACCAACCCGGCCACCACTCCCAGCGACCGGATCCTGCGTGAGGTCGCCGAGGAACTCGGTGTCGGCGATACCTACCGCCAGACGCCGGTCGGGGTGCTGTTCGGCGGTGCCGGGTCGCGCCCGGGCCAGGAGGTGCCCGACCCGTTCTTCGGCGGCGTCGGCCCGGCCCGGCGCACCTGCACCCACTGCGGCGAATGCATGACCGGCTGCCGCCACAACGCCAAGAACACCCTGGTCAAGAACTACCTGTATCTGGCCGAGCGGGCGGGCGCGCAGGTACATCCGCTGACCACCGTGGTGGATGTGCGGCCGCGACCCGAGGGCGGTTACGCGGTGCGCACCCGCCGCACGGGCCGCTGGGTCCGCAAGGCCGAGCGGGTGTTCACCGCCGAACAGGTGGTGTTCTCCGCGGCCGCGCTCGGCACCCAGAAACTGCTGCACCAGCTGCGCGACCGCGGTTCGCTGCCGAACATCTCGCCGCGGCTGGGATATCTGTCGCGCACCAACTCCGAGGAGCTGCTGTCGGTGCGCAGCCGCCGCCGCGACGCCGATTTCACCAAGGGTGTGGCCATCACTTCCTCCATCCACCCCGACGCGCACACCCACATCGAGCCGGTGCGCTACGGCAAGGGCAGCAACGCGCTGGCGTTGATCACCACCGCGATGGTCGGCGACGACGGGGTGAGCCCGCGATGGCGGCAATGGGTGCGCCAGCTGCGCCGCAACCGCCGCGACCTGCTGCACATGCACAATCCGCACCGCTGGTCCGAGCAGATGATCGGACTGCTGGTGATGCAGTCGGTGGACAACTCCATCACCACCTACACCACCCGCGGTGTGTTCGGCCGCAAGATGACCACCAAACAGGGTGAGGGCGAACCGAATCCGACCTGGATCCCGGTCGGCCACGAGGTCGCCGAGCGGGTCGCCGGCAAGATCGACGGCTTCGCCACCGGCGCCACCAGCAGCATCGTCAATATCCCGGCGACCGGGCATTTCATCGGCGGCTGCGCCATCGGCGACTCCCCCGACACCGGCGTCGTCGACCCCTACCACCGCCTCTACGGTCATCCCGGCCTGCACGTCATCGACGGCTCTACCATCTCGGCCAACCTCGGGGTCAACCCGTCGCTGACCATCACCGCCCAAGCCGAACGCGCGATCGCCCTGTGGCCCAACAAGGGTGAGCCCGACCAGCGACCCGAACTCGGCGCGCCGTACCGGCGGCTGGCTCCGATCGCACCGGTCGCCCCGGCGGTACCGGCCACCGCGCCGGCTGCGTTGCGGTTGCCGATCGTCGAGATTTCCGGCGGGCAGCAGCCGGTCGAGCTCGACAACTGA
- a CDS encoding DMT family transporter yields MRVSNVPVAAVVCAFVAALGFAVAAVAQQRAAAQVPEGAGLLAGLMRSPRWWAGIVGDGGAFVFQVVALALGSVLVVQPILVTSLIFALPLAARYNDRPVTRAAWAQAIALSIALACFLIVGDPAPGVRDAPWSQWFGPLALVFGLIVAAVVAAMWVRATGLRALLLGTAAGLLFGVSAAVTQHVVELFGDGLGAALSSWEPYTMVGAGLAGLYLQQRAYQIGALSASLPAFTVAEPLGAMFLGVTVLEEQLHTGTVGIVVVLVSVVVMCGAAVQLSRAQAEDLPAAEPAG; encoded by the coding sequence ATGCGGGTGAGTAATGTGCCGGTCGCCGCGGTGGTGTGCGCGTTCGTCGCCGCGCTCGGGTTCGCGGTGGCGGCGGTGGCGCAGCAGCGGGCGGCGGCGCAGGTGCCCGAGGGTGCGGGGTTGCTGGCCGGGTTGATGCGCAGCCCGCGCTGGTGGGCGGGGATCGTCGGTGACGGTGGCGCGTTCGTCTTCCAGGTCGTGGCGTTGGCGCTGGGATCGGTGCTGGTGGTGCAGCCGATCCTGGTGACGTCGCTGATCTTCGCGTTGCCGTTGGCGGCCCGCTACAACGATCGGCCGGTGACGCGCGCGGCTTGGGCCCAGGCCATCGCGTTGTCGATCGCGCTGGCGTGTTTCCTGATCGTCGGCGATCCCGCGCCGGGGGTGCGAGATGCGCCGTGGTCGCAGTGGTTCGGGCCGCTGGCACTGGTGTTCGGGCTGATCGTCGCCGCGGTGGTGGCGGCGATGTGGGTGCGGGCCACCGGGTTGCGGGCGTTGCTGCTGGGTACGGCGGCGGGGTTGTTGTTCGGTGTGTCGGCGGCGGTGACCCAGCATGTGGTCGAGTTGTTCGGCGACGGGCTCGGCGCCGCGCTGAGCAGTTGGGAGCCCTACACCATGGTCGGCGCCGGCCTGGCGGGGTTGTACCTGCAACAGCGCGCCTATCAGATCGGTGCGTTGTCGGCGTCGCTGCCGGCGTTCACGGTGGCCGAACCGCTGGGTGCGATGTTTCTGGGCGTGACCGTGCTCGAGGAGCAGTTGCACACCGGGACGGTCGGGATCGTGGTGGTGCTGGTGTCGGTGGTGGTGATGTGTGGTGCGGCGGTGCAGCTGTCCCGCGCCCAAGCCGAGGATCTGCCCGCGGCCGAGCCTGCCGGGTGA
- a CDS encoding dimethylarginine dimethylaminohydrolase family protein codes for MVANTVRVESEVATLRTVVVARSEFRAPDSPAILGHRMPGEPGAAEILEQTWGREFGAVFPDRQRLWEAERDNLADVLTRYGVRVLRPRLCTEAEKAAAGERGYANFFVRDPWFTIGEHVIEGSLRFPHRRLEVLTSRSLLLDQVMPARARYVSIPIPELDGAGVGPFLEGGDVLVDGKNVFVGESGMASDHTGTRWLAKYLAPDGYTVTPVTLKPHVLHLDCALGLVREGLMIVCPDRLPDGVPTPLREWERLEVSEAEAAAMATNGLPIDAETYITDPIFERLGKQLQDRGITVEYVDFTVSRLFGGAFRCSTQPLGRVD; via the coding sequence ATGGTTGCCAACACGGTCCGGGTCGAGAGCGAGGTCGCGACATTGCGGACGGTGGTGGTCGCGCGTAGCGAGTTCCGGGCACCGGACAGCCCGGCGATCCTCGGGCATCGGATGCCGGGCGAACCGGGCGCCGCCGAGATCCTGGAGCAGACCTGGGGCCGGGAGTTCGGTGCGGTCTTCCCGGACCGCCAACGTCTCTGGGAGGCCGAACGCGACAACCTCGCCGACGTCCTCACCCGCTATGGCGTGCGGGTGCTGCGCCCGCGCTTGTGTACCGAGGCCGAGAAGGCCGCAGCCGGCGAGCGCGGGTACGCGAACTTCTTCGTCCGCGATCCCTGGTTCACCATCGGCGAGCACGTCATCGAGGGGTCGCTGCGATTCCCGCATCGCCGCCTCGAGGTCCTGACCAGCCGTTCGCTGCTGCTGGATCAGGTGATGCCTGCGCGGGCGCGGTATGTGTCGATCCCGATCCCCGAGCTCGACGGCGCCGGCGTGGGCCCGTTCCTCGAAGGCGGCGATGTGCTCGTCGACGGCAAGAACGTCTTCGTCGGTGAGTCCGGCATGGCCAGCGACCACACCGGAACCCGCTGGCTGGCCAAATATCTGGCCCCCGACGGATACACGGTGACCCCGGTGACCCTGAAACCGCATGTCTTGCATCTGGATTGCGCGCTCGGCCTGGTCCGCGAGGGGCTGATGATCGTGTGCCCGGACCGACTGCCCGACGGCGTTCCCACCCCGCTGCGGGAGTGGGAACGCCTCGAGGTCAGCGAAGCCGAGGCCGCCGCCATGGCCACCAATGGCCTGCCCATCGATGCCGAAACCTATATCACCGACCCGATTTTCGAACGCCTCGGCAAGCAATTGCAGGATCGTGGCATCACTGTCGAGTACGTCGATTTCACGGTTTCGCGTCTGTTCGGCGGAGCCTTCCGCTGCTCCACGCAACCGCTGGGCCGCGTCGACTGA
- a CDS encoding hemerythrin domain-containing protein: protein MSINTDDMKIVHRAFRRESRLLIELVAAVAPGDIARATVIAGHFRDYRLGLKNHHEGEDELLWPPLLARVDLGTEVILRMQAQHERVEATLAALDTAVPAWEAGAGADERDTLVAILADHRAVLLEHLDDEETTVLPLAAQHLTDAEWAAPGEHMVAHTPKLTLFTLFGLVLEEADPAERALLLGVLPAPVRGIWHLFGRHRYARHIRRVRASRPRA, encoded by the coding sequence ATGAGCATCAACACCGACGACATGAAGATCGTCCACCGCGCCTTTCGCCGCGAATCGCGGCTGCTGATCGAGCTCGTCGCGGCCGTCGCCCCCGGTGACATCGCGCGGGCGACGGTGATCGCCGGCCACTTCCGGGATTACCGGCTCGGATTGAAGAATCACCATGAGGGCGAGGACGAGCTGCTGTGGCCGCCGCTGCTGGCGCGGGTCGATCTGGGCACCGAGGTGATCCTGCGCATGCAGGCCCAGCACGAGCGAGTCGAAGCGACGCTGGCCGCTCTCGACACCGCGGTCCCGGCCTGGGAGGCCGGAGCCGGCGCCGACGAACGCGACACGCTGGTGGCGATTCTCGCCGATCACCGGGCGGTGCTGCTCGAACATCTCGACGACGAGGAAACCACCGTGCTCCCGCTGGCGGCGCAGCACCTCACCGACGCCGAGTGGGCCGCCCCCGGCGAGCACATGGTCGCCCACACCCCCAAGCTCACCTTGTTCACGCTGTTCGGTCTCGTCCTCGAGGAAGCCGACCCGGCCGAACGGGCCCTGCTGCTCGGTGTGCTGCCGGCGCCGGTGCGCGGCATCTGGCATCTGTTCGGCCGCCACCGCTACGCCCGCCACATCCGCCGCGTCCGCGCGAGCCGGCCCAGAGCGTAG
- a CDS encoding DUF4267 domain-containing protein → MTRYRWTTLLAFCCGAAPLYFGLNFLFYPGAAEGFGIDPWPTGNADGYFIVKGVRDLAIAAVTFLLLGLGLRRTLGWVVLINAAIPLGDALAVVTHGGSVTTALTVHVTAAAFLLATAALLLTERAPVTAPAPALR, encoded by the coding sequence ATGACCAGGTATCGCTGGACCACCCTGCTGGCCTTTTGCTGCGGAGCCGCCCCGTTGTATTTCGGGCTGAATTTCCTGTTCTATCCCGGTGCCGCGGAAGGTTTCGGTATCGATCCGTGGCCGACCGGCAATGCCGACGGCTACTTCATCGTCAAGGGCGTGCGCGACCTCGCCATCGCCGCCGTCACCTTCCTGCTGCTCGGTCTCGGCCTGCGTCGCACGCTCGGCTGGGTCGTGCTGATCAACGCCGCGATCCCGCTCGGTGACGCGTTGGCTGTGGTGACGCACGGCGGCAGCGTGACCACGGCGCTGACGGTGCACGTCACTGCGGCGGCTTTCTTGCTGGCGACGGCGGCCCTGCTGCTGACCGAACGCGCCCCCGTCACCGCGCCGGCCCCCGCGCTGCGCTGA